Proteins encoded by one window of Muntiacus reevesi chromosome 6, mMunRee1.1, whole genome shotgun sequence:
- the LOC136170991 gene encoding GTPase IMAP family member 6-like, which produces MSSVSVYVWGSVTDVLHSAFSVSELRGDTERSGEHMAPGGARHGCSSCPTDDGAVSPRLIEILLPEEPEEGASQDPSPDGSGGKHGDEGTPQTLRLILVGKAGSGKSATGNSILGRRVFESKLSARPVTQGFQQGRRAWAGRELQVINTPDILSRWAAPQGTAQGVGEAEARSPPEPHAVLLVTQLGRFTEEDQQVARRLEEVFGAGILARTVLVFTRNEDLDGGLLGTFLRETDNPALAKLDVVCARRHCGFNNKGDGAELEAQLGELMRHVEGVLWEHEGRAYSLPAAPHPRAAPRESWGLWGPGAEEGRGDQAWLRGLRRILKEPERAGGQLPPSSPI; this is translated from the exons ATGTCCTCTGTTAGTGTGTACGTCTGGGGCAGTGTCACTGACGTCCTCCATTCAGCCTTCAGTGTGTCAGAGCTCAGAGGAGACACAGAGCGTTCAGGCGAGCACATGGCCCCAGGAGGCGCCAGACACGGGTGTTCCTCCTGCCCCACGGACGATGGGGCGGTAAGTCCAAGGCT AATCGAAATCCTTCTCCCGGAGGAACCTGAAGAAGGCGCATCCCAGGATCCTTCTCCAGATGGGTCAGGAGGTAAA CACGGGGATGAAGGGACCCCGCAGACGCTGAGGCTCATCCTGGTGGGAAAAGCCGGGAGCGGGAAAAGTGCCACGGGAAACAGCATCCTCGGAAGGAGAGTGTTCGAGTCCAAGCTCAGCGCTCGCCCGGTGACCCAGGGCTTCCAGCAGGGCCGCCGCGCGTGGGCAGGGCGGGAGCTGCAGGTCATCAACACCCCCGACATCCTGTCCCGCTGGGCGGCGCCGCAGGGGACCGCTCAGGGCGTTGGCGAGGCCGAAGCCCGCTCCCCGCCGGAGCCGCACGCGGTGCTCCTGGTGACACAGCTCGGCCGGTTCACCGAGGAGGACCAGCAGGTGGCCAGGCGCCTCGAGGAGGTGTTCGGGGCCGGCATCCTGGCCCGCACCGTCCTGGTGTTCACGCGGAACGAAGACCTGGACGGCGGCTTGCTGGGGACATTCCTGCGGGAGACCGACAACCCGGCGCTGGCCAAGCTGGACGTGGTCTGCGCGCGGCGACACTGCGGCTTCAACAACAAGGGGGACGGAGCCGAGCTGGAGGCCCAGCTGGGGGAGCTCATGCGGCACGTCGAAGGGGTCCTGTGGGAGCACGAGGGCCGCGCCTACAGCCTCCCGGCCGCCCCTCACCCCCGCGCCGCGCCCCGTGAGAGCTGGGGCCTCTGGGGGCCCGGCGCCGAGGAGGGGCGCGGGGACCAGGCCTGGCTGCGGGGCCTGCGCCGCATCCTGAAGGAGCCCGAGCGAGCTGGAGGCCAGCTCCCGCCGAGCTCGCCCATCTGA